Proteins from a genomic interval of Nematostella vectensis chromosome 12, jaNemVect1.1, whole genome shotgun sequence:
- the LOC5510112 gene encoding solute carrier family 25 member 36, whose product MRRDCQIVEMFPQEKQLNTGLEVPKAVFTRRVRKETEKRSMIVDLVAGGLGGSTGVILTCPLDVIQTRLQSSAFRLQRISQLGLNMAGIEATSSVSKPTNFYGVFSYGRYIARTEGARSLFKGLCPNLLAVTPSRAIYFTTYQKLKEWLNNGGILAANSSMVYLVSGASAQIVNSTITNPLWFLKTRLQLDFKCGREVKLARVVRQAYATEGIRAFYKGLSASYLGSIEVGLHFAIYENLKQQLLRSQNKTNDHQFTLAECTLAAGSAKVVSTGLCYPYEVVRTRLRQQESDVLGKQRYRTCLQTLRTVFVEEGWFGLYGGLGTNLMKQVPFTTVMFCVYEGVIYMMGQ is encoded by the coding sequence ATGAGAAGAGACTGTCAGATAGTAGAAATGTTTCCACAGGAAAAACAGCTCAACACAGGCTTAGAAGTTCCCAAGGCCGTGTTCACACGGCGAGTGAGAAAAGAGACGGAAAAACGGTCAATGATTGTGGATCTCGTGGCGGGTGGATTGGGTGGCTCGACTGGCGTGATCCTAACCTGCCCGCTTGACGTCATCCAGACTAGACTCCAGTCCTCCGCTTTCAGGCTGCAACGAATTTCCCAACTCGGCCTTAACATGGCGGGCATTGAGGCGACGTCGAGTGTTTCTAAACCGACGAACTTTTACGGCGTGTTCTCCTACGGGAGATACATTGCGAGGACAGAAGGGGCGCGCTCTCTTTTTAAGGGACTCTGCCCCAACTTGTTAGCTGTAACGCCATCTAGGGCTATTTATTTCACGACGTATCAGAAGCTAAAGGAGTGGTTGAACAATGGCGGGATACTGGCGGCTAATTCATCCATGGTGTACTTGGTGTCTGGTGCTTCAGCGCAGATCGTGAATTCCACCATCACGAACCCCCTGTGGTTTCTGAAAACGAGGCTACAATTAGACTTTAAATGCGGCCGTGAGGTGAAACTGGCGCGCGTTGTCCGCCAGGCGTATGCGACGGAAGGGATTCGCGCCTTCTATAAAGGGCTCAGCGCCTCATACCTCGGATCTATAGAAGTAGGACTCCACTTTGCGATTTACGAGAACTTGAAACAGCAACTCTTGCGCTCGCAGAACAAGACAAACGACCACCAGTTCACGCTAGCCGAGTGCACTCTAGCGGCGGGCAGCGCAAAGGTCGTGTCGACAGGTCTTTGTTACCCGTACGAGGTGGTCCGTACTCGCCTTAGGCAGCAGGAAAGTGACGTGCTTGGGAAACAGCGCTATAGGACTTGCTTACAGACCCTAAGGACTGTGTTTGTTGAAGAGGGGTGGTTCGGTCTGTATGGCGGCCTGGGCACGAATCTTATGAAACAGGTTCCCTTTACTACGGTGATGTTCTGCGTGTACGAGGGAGTGATCTACATGATGGGGCAGTGA